From the genome of Bradyrhizobium sp. G127:
AATTGGCCTGCATCGCGGCGCCGGCCGTGAGCGCCAGCAACAGACCGGTAAGCCGCGGAAAACGAAGATTGCGCATTGCATCTTCCTCCGTTGGCAACCATGCAGCGGAAAGCATTCCTGCTGCTTGCCACGCGGATAATATTTTACAGCAAAGTGAGAGAGCCTTCAACGGTGCCGCCGGGGTCGCGGGGTTTGAGATGACCCCGCATCCGGTCGAGTTTGTGGTTTCGGAAAACATCGAAAACAGACGTGGCCCGGATGGAGCGAAGCGGGTTTTGGCAGGCGGCCATTCCGGATTTCGCGGCGCTTCAGAATGATTTTCCGCCCGTCATTCCGGGATGCGCCTCTTGGCGCAGGCCCGGAATGACGGCGAGCCGAAACATTTTGTGATGGGGATACGAATCCCCGCCCTTCAAACCGCTCTTAAGTTCGAAGCGTCCTGTTCGTGAGGGGCGCTTTCTAGAGGCGTCTTGAGGCGGAGCAGGATGCGGCGCCTGCACGCACGGTTCGCACCCGTTGTGTTCGGGAGGCTGGGGTCACCGTCCGGGCCAACTACGTGGCTCTGCCGTCAGCGGCTGGACGAGGACAGGATGAAGGCGGGGAAATCCCGCTGGATCAGAGACGCGCCGCGCTCGTCCTGTCCCGGAAGTACGGTCCTCTCGCCCAAAATCGCCGCAATGGAGCGCCGTGAGGCGACGCGCTTCCGGAGAACCATTCGCCTCGCAAGCGGATGCCGGCAGCGAAACAAGACAAGGTGCGCCTCGCGGCGCTCCATGCCCCTCGCTTTGAAGGGGCAAGACTGAAAGCACAACCCGCGCGACGTCGCGCAGGGGTAATTATGCGTGGCCGTATGACAATTGAATCTGGAGTTCGAGATAACACGCGCTGTCGCGCCATCCACAATCGTCATCACCGGGCTTGACCCGGTGATCCACGCCTCGCTTGCTATGTTGAAAGGAAGACGTGGATGGCCGGGTCAAACCCGGCCATGACGAACTGTAAGTCGTGTGGGCTGAGTGCTCGATACGCCGTCCGACGCTATCTTCGCTTGATCCGCCGCCGGCTTTCAGGAAAGAGTGGCGCAACCCAGTTCGGAGGACAGACGTGACAGCCCCCATCGAGACCAGAGTTCAGACCCGTGGCGACCTCGCATGGTCGATCGCGGTGGGCGGCATCGGCATCGTCACATTCGCCGTCTTCGTGCTGTTCGCCTGGTACTATGCGGCCACGCTGTTCCTGGTGTTCGCCGGCGCGCTGCTCGGCGTCGCCCTCACCGCCATGACGCATCTGCTGCAAAAGGTCATGGGCGGACCCCATGCCTTGCGCCTTGCGATTGTCTGCGTGGTGCTGGCCGGGCTGCTGTCGGGCGTGGTCTTCCTCGGCGGCTCGACCATCGCACACCAGGCGACGGTGCTGAGCAACACGCTCAAGTCGCAGATCGTCACCGTCAAGGCGTTCCTCGAACAGCACGGCGTCGATACGAGCTATCTCGAACTCGGCAGTCCCTCCACCGCCACGCCCGGGTCCACGACGGGCCCCGAAACCGCTCCGGCGGGATTGCCGAAAAATCTCCCGAGCGCGGGTGCGCTGGCCTCCGGCGGCGGCGCCATCGTCACGCAAACGCTGAAGCTGCTGCTGGGCACCGTCAGCGTGGTCGGCAACTTCTTCATCGTGCTGTTCCTCGGGCTGTCGTTCGCGGCACAGCCAAGCGTCTATCGCAAGGGCCTGCTGGCGCTGGCCCCCGCGCGGCATCGCCACAGCGTCACCGTCGTGGTCGACCGAATCAGCGATACGCTGGAGCGCTGGCTGATCGCGCAGATGATCACCATGGCCGCCGTGTTTCTCGTGACATGGATCGGCCTCTCGATCATCGGTATCGACAGTTCGTTCATTCTCGGAATCCAGGCCGGCCTGCTCGCCTTCATTCCGACGGTCGGCGCGCTGATGGGCGGGCTGATCATCGTGCTGGCGAGCCTCGCGTCGGGATGGGTCGCGGCGTTCAGCGCCTTCCTGCTGTTCCTGGGCGTGCATGCGCTGGAAAGCTACATTCTGACGCCGATCATCCAGCGCCAGGCGCTCGACATTCCGCCGGCGACGCTGTTCGCGTTCCAGATCCTGCTCGGCGTCGTGTTCGGGCTGTGGGGGCTGGCGCTGGCACTGCCGCTGATGGCCATTGTGAAGGTGATCATGACCTATCTGCGCGAGGATAAAGAGATCCGCGATCCCGAATTCAGGATGGCCTGACATGCAAGACGGTGTGACATGAACGCAAAAGGCGCCGCATCGGGCGCCTTTTTTCTTCAGTCCCGCGATCTCAGAACTTGATCACCGTGTTGGTGTGCTCGACTTCCGGCGGTGAGGCGAAATGCGGGCCGACCAGCCCGCGCCATTCGGTGAAATCGGCGGATTCGCGGAAATCGACCATGTGATTTTCCAGCGTTTCCCATGTGATGTGCAGCCGGTAGCGCGACGGCTTTTCGATCGAGCGATGCAGCTCGAAGCTCTTCCAGCCCTTGCAGCGCTTGAAGATCGGCTGCGCCATGGCAATCGCGGCCTCGAAATCCTTTTCGCTGCCCGGCTTGATCTCGATCTGTGCAATCTCGGTAATCATGGTCTTCCGCCCCTTTTTGATTATGTGAGGGCTGTAGCGCAGATTGACCGGCCAGAAAAGCAAAAGGACGCAGCAAGGCGTCCCGTCGTCCGGACCGTTTTCGTTCTGCGCTCAGATGAGCGCGAGCAGCATCCCCAAGAGGACAACCGCGCAGCCGCCGAGCAGCACCGGCTGCCAATCGAAGGATGAACCGTAGCG
Proteins encoded in this window:
- a CDS encoding AI-2E family transporter yields the protein MTAPIETRVQTRGDLAWSIAVGGIGIVTFAVFVLFAWYYAATLFLVFAGALLGVALTAMTHLLQKVMGGPHALRLAIVCVVLAGLLSGVVFLGGSTIAHQATVLSNTLKSQIVTVKAFLEQHGVDTSYLELGSPSTATPGSTTGPETAPAGLPKNLPSAGALASGGGAIVTQTLKLLLGTVSVVGNFFIVLFLGLSFAAQPSVYRKGLLALAPARHRHSVTVVVDRISDTLERWLIAQMITMAAVFLVTWIGLSIIGIDSSFILGIQAGLLAFIPTVGALMGGLIIVLASLASGWVAAFSAFLLFLGVHALESYILTPIIQRQALDIPPATLFAFQILLGVVFGLWGLALALPLMAIVKVIMTYLREDKEIRDPEFRMA
- a CDS encoding antibiotic biosynthesis monooxygenase family protein, giving the protein MITEIAQIEIKPGSEKDFEAAIAMAQPIFKRCKGWKSFELHRSIEKPSRYRLHITWETLENHMVDFRESADFTEWRGLVGPHFASPPEVEHTNTVIKF